Proteins from a genomic interval of Polaribacter sejongensis:
- a CDS encoding glycosyl hydrolase, whose product MRNLLKLIVFLFTFYGFSQTNPCGTILNDTFDEAGALPTEWTEYNTTGSATFASGKLKFEHSTDQPSAYRTFNAISNKVTLSFDVSASRSYASCQVNLISETGQYLATLDVGSKSASIQYATTILEGVPGGFTNGSPEITLQTNTFYAINANINFTTKTIDYYVDGVLMAADVPFLEPANNIAKVDIQSLFMYNDNGQFQFDNIYFLSVDENRLNLMSSVSVSETLLSAVSIGVNYGQYPQTAVATFQTVLNEVKTVLANCEATSAAVDQALADLQAAKVVFEATKKDDPVLEIYSEYDFSGDMHEIYCGFYNGTLAAYDNWAVSFTLDKGYMATFAEDVNGTGVSKVYVAADHDLRINLPAELQKKASFIRVSPWRDVHKKGLAGGGTDVAVALNNSWYYNWSNTGENLGEIEFVPNQWSGGSISKSVSLGERMDISHHMAFNEPDNDDQSNMTTDKAIEKYELLLASGLRLGSPANTDGAKGATWRNEFMEKAEAKGLRVDYIVVHYYKKTSPANFYNWLKAIHDKWQRPIWIKEFNYGAPWVSNKPVDIQASSDGLESYINMLDDTSFVERYSVFTWQPDNAERFTFFTVRRPIELNVSGIMYRDHVSPVAYTQEVYEQGVNLAVTSFEKSNIRLYPNPITGKELTINYAASSITNNVVVKIFNVYGKEVFKKTNTPKQIDVSSLSNGVYLVQMISGDKKINKKIIITNQ is encoded by the coding sequence ATGAGAAATTTACTAAAGTTAATAGTCTTTTTATTCACTTTCTATGGATTTTCACAAACAAATCCATGTGGAACAATACTAAATGATACGTTTGATGAAGCAGGTGCATTACCAACCGAATGGACAGAATATAATACTACAGGTAGTGCAACTTTTGCTAGTGGTAAGTTAAAATTTGAACATAGTACAGATCAGCCATCAGCATACAGAACTTTTAACGCTATTTCAAATAAAGTAACGCTTTCTTTTGATGTATCTGCCAGTCGTTCTTATGCAAGTTGTCAGGTAAATTTAATCTCGGAAACAGGGCAATATTTAGCTACGCTTGATGTTGGTTCTAAATCTGCAAGTATACAATATGCAACAACCATTTTAGAAGGTGTTCCTGGTGGTTTTACTAATGGATCTCCAGAGATAACTTTACAAACAAACACCTTTTATGCAATTAATGCAAACATCAATTTTACTACCAAAACAATAGATTATTATGTAGATGGTGTATTAATGGCGGCAGATGTTCCGTTTCTAGAACCAGCAAATAATATTGCTAAAGTAGATATTCAATCATTATTTATGTATAATGATAATGGACAATTCCAATTCGATAATATTTATTTTTTAAGTGTAGATGAAAACCGTTTAAACTTAATGAGTAGTGTTAGTGTATCAGAAACCTTGCTTTCTGCAGTTTCTATTGGAGTTAATTACGGGCAATATCCGCAAACAGCAGTAGCTACTTTTCAAACAGTATTAAATGAAGTAAAAACAGTACTTGCAAATTGTGAGGCGACTTCTGCAGCAGTAGATCAAGCTTTGGCAGATTTACAAGCAGCAAAAGTAGTTTTTGAGGCTACAAAAAAAGATGATCCTGTTCTTGAAATTTATTCAGAATATGATTTTTCTGGTGATATGCACGAAATATATTGTGGTTTCTACAACGGTACTTTAGCTGCATACGATAACTGGGCAGTTTCATTTACCTTAGATAAAGGATATATGGCAACTTTTGCAGAAGATGTAAACGGCACCGGTGTAAGTAAGGTATATGTAGCGGCAGACCACGATTTAAGAATTAATCTTCCTGCAGAATTACAAAAGAAAGCTTCATTTATTCGTGTTTCTCCTTGGAGAGATGTTCATAAAAAAGGACTTGCAGGTGGAGGTACTGATGTTGCTGTTGCTTTAAATAACTCTTGGTATTACAATTGGAGCAATACTGGTGAAAATTTAGGAGAAATTGAATTTGTACCCAACCAATGGTCTGGTGGTTCCATCTCAAAATCGGTTAGTTTAGGTGAAAGAATGGATATTTCGCATCATATGGCTTTTAACGAACCAGATAATGATGACCAATCTAATATGACAACAGATAAGGCTATAGAAAAATATGAGTTGTTGCTAGCATCTGGTTTACGTTTGGGCTCTCCTGCAAATACAGATGGAGCAAAAGGAGCTACTTGGCGTAATGAATTTATGGAGAAAGCAGAAGCAAAAGGTTTACGTGTAGATTATATAGTAGTACATTATTATAAAAAAACATCTCCAGCTAATTTTTACAATTGGCTAAAAGCAATTCATGACAAATGGCAACGTCCAATTTGGATTAAAGAATTTAATTATGGCGCTCCATGGGTGTCTAATAAACCAGTAGACATTCAAGCTTCTAGTGATGGGTTAGAATCTTATATAAATATGTTAGATGATACTAGCTTTGTAGAGCGTTATTCTGTATTTACTTGGCAACCAGATAATGCAGAGCGTTTTACCTTTTTTACAGTACGTAGACCTATAGAATTAAATGTTTCTGGCATTATGTATAGAGACCATGTTTCACCTGTTGCGTATACCCAAGAAGTATATGAACAAGGTGTAAACTTAGCGGTAACAAGTTTTGAGAAATCTAATATTAGACTTTATCCAAACCCAATAACAGGTAAAGAGCTTACTATTAATTATGCAGCATCTTCAATAACAAACAATGTTGTTGTAAAAATATTTAATGTCTACGGAAAAGAGGTTTTTAAGAAAACAAATACTCCAAAGCAAATAGATGTTTCTAGTT